One window of the Manihot esculenta cultivar AM560-2 chromosome 14, M.esculenta_v8, whole genome shotgun sequence genome contains the following:
- the LOC110599890 gene encoding hexosyltransferase GAUT11 isoform X2, which translates to MRLTLPIFSQENHARPEPVNHKGLNFTKEISSATSFVRQLAEQMTLAKAYVIIAKEHNNLHLAWELSNMIRSCQLLLSKSAMRGESITQEEAEPIISSLSYLIFKAQDARYDVATTIITMKSHIQALEERANAAIVQSTVFGQLAAEALPKNLHCLKVKLTTDWLEKLPLQDLAEEKRNSPRLVDNNLYHFCIFSDNVLATFVVVNSTISNADHPKQLVFHIVTNGISYGAMQAWFLSNDFKGATIKVQNVEEFSWLNASYAPVVKQLRDEESRYNQDVKGEPKLWNHKDLSLLNHLRFYIPEIYPLLEKIVFLDDDVAVQKDLTQLFSLDLHGNVNGAVETCLVAFHRYYKYLNFSNPIISSKFDPQACGWAFGMNVFDLVAWRKANVTAQYHYWQKQNGDGTLWKLGTLPPALLAFYGLTEPLDRRWHVLGLGYDANIDSRLIESAAVIHFNGNMKPWLKLAIGRYKPLWERYMNQTHPYYQDCATS; encoded by the coding sequence ATGCGACTTACTCTGCCCATCTTTTCCCAGGAGAACCATGCAAGGCCAGAGCCAGTTAACCATAAAGGCTTGAACTTCACTAAGGAAATATCAAGTGCTACCTCATTTGTGCGGCAGTTGGCTGAGCAAATGACACTTGCTAAGGCTTATGTCATTATTGCAAAGGAGCACAATAACCTCCACCTTGCATGGGAGCTAAGCAATATGATCAGAAGTTGCCAGCTTCTGCTTTCAAAATCTGCCATGAGAGGGGAGTCCATAACTCAAGAAGAAGCAGAGCCAATAATCAGTAGCCTGTCCTATCTAATCTTCAAGGCTCAAGATGCCCGTTACGATGTAGCAACTACCATAATCACAATGAAGTCTCATATTCAAGCCCTTGAAGAACGTGCAAATGCAGCAATAGTCCAGAGCACAGTGTTTGGGCAATTGGCGGCTGAAGCTCTGCCCAAGAACCTCCATTGCCTAAAAGTAAAGCTCACCACTGATTGGCTTGAGAAGCTGCCCCTTCAAGATCTTGCAGAGGAGAAAAGAAATTCTCCAAGATTGGTGGATAACAATCTCTATCACTTCTGCATATTTTCAGACAATGTGCTGGCTACCTTTGTGGTTGTCAACTCCACAATCTCCAATGCTGACCATCCAAAACAGCTAGTCTTCCACATAGTCACGAATGGAATCAGCTACGGAGCTATGCAGGCTTGGTTCCTCAGTAACGACTTCAAAGGGGCCACTATAAAAGTGCAGAATGTAGAAGAGTTCTCTTGGTTGAATGCTTCTTATGCTCCTGTTGTCAAACAGCTTCGTGATGAAGAGTCACGTTATAATCAGGATGTGAAGGGAGAGCCAAAACTGTGGAATCACAAAGACCTGTCTCTACTGAATCATCTTCGCTTTTACATCCCTGAAATCTATCCACTACTGGAGAAGATAGTttttcttgatgatgatgtagcTGTCCAAAAGGATCTTACACAACTTTTTTCATTGGATTTGCATGGAAATGTCAATGGAGCTGTGGAGACTTGTCTTGTAGCATTTCATCGTTATTACAAGTATCTCAATTTCTCAAACCCAATCATCAGCTCAAAGTTTGACCCACAGGCATGTGGATGGGCATTTGGTATGAATGTTTTTGATTTGGTTGCATGGAGAAAGGCAAATGTGACTGCGCAGTATCATTACTGGCAGAAGCAGAATGGTGATGGAACACTGTGGAAGCTGGGAACGCTTCCTCCTGCTCTTCTGGCATTTTATGGACTGACAGAGCCGCTTGATAGAAGATGGCATGTGTTAGGATTGGGATATGATGCAAACATTGACAGTCGTCTGATTGAGAGTGCTGCGGTTATTCACTTTAATGGGAACATGAAGCCATGGCTGAAGTTGGCCATTGGCAGGTACAAGCCTCTGTGGGAAAGGTACATGAATCAAACTCACCCGTATTACCAAGATTGTGCTACATCCTGA
- the LOC110599892 gene encoding uncharacterized protein KIAA2012 homolog isoform X3, with the protein MSRGQSQQRNDSQKRALERSKLKGKANNVIDIDADRNPNFIIIDVPETSEGKSPDTSMSGKGKKPACRNVICIDDDDDESGHCGSSLDGFEEGGSEDACFASSKRSQHSCNQGKKLSSKSYLYRQKFSSGTSCEDDDSDCDIMEDNQGNIRQQWQEASLRKKMFENSPKCQSVLWDKDGPAGFNINSQNNVDVRKTAKVPTPCSSYENHESGNFKPSACIDGDAGGSTNTSNGKNQHTDLEGTIWSEMCENPPSTRVENESASKPSTNTQLQVEVNPRLFISISDDPSDVQNYIIGNREMLKKTEAFKLAQEEEWTSRQRELQSQAEEAQRLRKRRKAETLRLLETERRQKQRVEEVREAQKKDEETLNLKEQLRIEVRRELDKLEANSKDMASLLHGLGINIKGGLYPLPSEVGRKLSFISSQACQVLGL; encoded by the exons ATTGATGCTGACAGAAACCCAAATTTTATCATCATTGATGTCCCAGAAACTTCGGAAGGGAAGTCTCCTGATACTAGCATGTCTGGAAAGGGCAAAAAACCAGCATGTAGGAATGTTATTTGTATTGACGATGACGATGATGAAAGTGGTCATTGTGGCAGTTCACTGGATGGTTTTGAAGAGGGTGGAAGTGAAGATGCTTGTTTCGCATCAAGTAAGAGATCTCAGCATTCTTGTAATCAAGGAAAGAAACTATCCTCAAAGTCTTATCTTTATCGCCAAAAATTTTCCTCTGGTACTTCTTGTGAGGATGATGATTCTGATTGTGACATCATGGAAGATAATCAGGGAAATATCCGTCAACAGTGGCAAGAGGCTTCATTGAGGAAGAAGATGTTTGAGAATTCCCCAAAATGTCAATCTGTTCTTTGGGATAAGGATGGTCCTGCTGGATTTAATATCAATTCTCAAAATAATGTGGATGTAAGGAAAACAGCTAAAGTGCCAACTCCTTGTTCAAGctatgaaaatcatgaaagtgGTAACTTCAAGCCATCTGCATGTATTGATGGAGATGCAGGTGGTTCTACTAATACGTCAAATGGAAAGAATCAGCACACAGATTTGGAAGGTACCATCTGGAGTGAGATGTGTGAAAATCCTCCCAGCACTCGAGTAGAAAATGAGAGTGCTTCCAAACCTTCCACAAATACTCAACTACAGGTGGAAGTCAATCCTcgtctatttatttcaattagtGACGATCCATCTGACGTTCAAAACTATATTATTGGAAATAGAGAAATGCTCAAGAAAACTGAGGCTTTTAAACTTGCTCAAGAAGAAGAATGGACATCCAGACAAAGAGAGTTACAAAGTCAG GCAGAAGAAGCCCAGCGTTTACGCAAAAGAAGAAAAGCTGAGACTCTACGTCTATTGGAAACAGAGAGAAGACAGAAACAACGGGTGGAAGAGGTTCGAGAGGCACAGAAAAAG GATGAGGAAACTCTGAATTTGAAAGAGCAGCTTCGCATTGAGGTAAGGAGGGAATTGGATAAACTGGAAGCTAATAGTAAAGATATGGCTTCACTTCTTCATGGCCTTGGAATCAATATTAAAGGTGGTCTTTACCCATTGCCTTCTGAG GTTGGAAGAAAACTTTCCTTTATTAGCTCACAAGCTTGTCAAGTACTAGGGCTGTAA
- the LOC110599892 gene encoding uncharacterized protein KIAA2012 homolog isoform X1: MSRGQSQQRNDSQKRALERSKLKGKANNVIDIDADRNPNFIIIDVPETSEGKSPDTSMSGKGKKPACRNVICIDDDDDESGHCGSSLDGFEEGGSEDACFASSKRSQHSCNQGKKLSSKSYLYRQKFSSGTSCEDDDSDCDIMEDNQGNIRQQWQEASLRKKMFENSPKCQSVLWDKDGPAGFNINSQNNVDVRKTAKVPTPCSSYENHESGNFKPSACIDGDAGGSTNTSNGKNQHTDLEGTIWSEMCENPPSTRVENESASKPSTNTQLQVEVNPRLFISISDDPSDVQNYIIGNREMLKKTEAFKLAQEEEWTSRQRELQSQAEEAQRLRKRRKAETLRLLETERRQKQRVEEVREAQKKDEETLNLKEQLRIEVRRELDKLEANSKDMASLLHGLGINIKGGLYPLPSEVRAAYKQALLRFHPDRASRSDIRQQIEAEEKFKLISHAKEKFML, encoded by the exons ATTGATGCTGACAGAAACCCAAATTTTATCATCATTGATGTCCCAGAAACTTCGGAAGGGAAGTCTCCTGATACTAGCATGTCTGGAAAGGGCAAAAAACCAGCATGTAGGAATGTTATTTGTATTGACGATGACGATGATGAAAGTGGTCATTGTGGCAGTTCACTGGATGGTTTTGAAGAGGGTGGAAGTGAAGATGCTTGTTTCGCATCAAGTAAGAGATCTCAGCATTCTTGTAATCAAGGAAAGAAACTATCCTCAAAGTCTTATCTTTATCGCCAAAAATTTTCCTCTGGTACTTCTTGTGAGGATGATGATTCTGATTGTGACATCATGGAAGATAATCAGGGAAATATCCGTCAACAGTGGCAAGAGGCTTCATTGAGGAAGAAGATGTTTGAGAATTCCCCAAAATGTCAATCTGTTCTTTGGGATAAGGATGGTCCTGCTGGATTTAATATCAATTCTCAAAATAATGTGGATGTAAGGAAAACAGCTAAAGTGCCAACTCCTTGTTCAAGctatgaaaatcatgaaagtgGTAACTTCAAGCCATCTGCATGTATTGATGGAGATGCAGGTGGTTCTACTAATACGTCAAATGGAAAGAATCAGCACACAGATTTGGAAGGTACCATCTGGAGTGAGATGTGTGAAAATCCTCCCAGCACTCGAGTAGAAAATGAGAGTGCTTCCAAACCTTCCACAAATACTCAACTACAGGTGGAAGTCAATCCTcgtctatttatttcaattagtGACGATCCATCTGACGTTCAAAACTATATTATTGGAAATAGAGAAATGCTCAAGAAAACTGAGGCTTTTAAACTTGCTCAAGAAGAAGAATGGACATCCAGACAAAGAGAGTTACAAAGTCAG GCAGAAGAAGCCCAGCGTTTACGCAAAAGAAGAAAAGCTGAGACTCTACGTCTATTGGAAACAGAGAGAAGACAGAAACAACGGGTGGAAGAGGTTCGAGAGGCACAGAAAAAG GATGAGGAAACTCTGAATTTGAAAGAGCAGCTTCGCATTGAGGTAAGGAGGGAATTGGATAAACTGGAAGCTAATAGTAAAGATATGGCTTCACTTCTTCATGGCCTTGGAATCAATATTAAAGGTGGTCTTTACCCATTGCCTTCTGAG GTACGTGCTGCTTATAAACAAGCTCTTCTTAGGTTCCATCCAGATCGAGCATCAAGGAGTGACATTCGCCAACAAATTGAAGCCGAGGAAAAATTTAAGCTGATTTCTCATGCAAAAGAGAAATTTATGTTGTGA
- the LOC110630634 gene encoding uncharacterized protein LOC110630634 produces MALLKTRSPKLSISRSVARIRISSPSLCGKPTSNSVDNDQTIEFLGIGMEEFVGEDGHRNGNKVMVLVDFSPEAKGALEWALSHTVQSQDTIVLLYVGKPSNFSKGPECKLKGNLRAYELLHSMKNVCQRKRPGVQVEVAISEGKEKGPMVVEEAKQQRVSLLVLGQRKRSIIWRLKKLWRGQGKGGGAVEYCIQKSSCMTIAVRRKGKKLGGYLITTKRHKNFWLLA; encoded by the exons ATGGCTTTATTAAAAACCAGATCGCCTAAGCTCTCCATCAGCAGGTCCGTGGCTCGTATTCGGATTAGTTCCCCGTCTCTCTGCGGCAAACCCACTTCAAATTCCGTCGACAATGATCAAACGATTGAATTTTTGGGCATTGGTATGGAGGAATTTGTGGGTGAGGATGGGCATAGAAACGGCAACAAGGTTATGGTGCTGGTAGATTTTAGTCCTGAAGCCAAGGGAGCTCTTGAATGGGCACTGTCTCACACTGTTCAAAGCCAAGATACCATTGTTCTTCTGTATGTTGGCAAACCATCAAATTTCAGTAAGGGTCCTGAGTGCAAACTGAAGGGTAATTTAAGGGCTTATGAACTTCTTCACTCCATGAAAAATGTCTGTCAAAGGAAAAGGCCTGGG GTGCAAGTAGAGGTAGCCATAAGTGAAGGGAAAGAAAAGGGTCCGATGGTAGTGGAAGAAGCAAAGCAACAAAGGGTGTCGCTGCTGGTTTTAGGACAGAGAAAACGGTCGATAATATGGCGGCTAAAGAAGCTGTGGAGGGGACAGGGGAAGGGTGGCGGAGCAGTGGAATACTGTATACAGAAATCTTCATGCATGACAATTGCTGTGAGGAGGAAAGGCAAAAAGCTCGGAGGCTATTTGATCACCACCAAGCGGCACAAAAATTTCTGGCTTTTGGCTTAG
- the LOC110630971 gene encoding truncated transcription factor CAULIFLOWER A isoform X2: protein MGRGRVQLKRIENKINRQVTFSKRRSGLLKKAHEISVLCDAEVALIIFSTKGKLFEYSTDSCMERILERYERYSYAERQLVATDTETNGSWTLEYAKLKARMEVLQRNQRHFMGADLDNLSLKELQSLEQQIDSALKHIRSRKNQMMHESISELQKKDKALQDQNNQLAKKVKEKEKEMAQQTQKEQQNLGADSSTVLLPPQSFILRGNGGEDETTPIQDRGNAVLPAWMLSHLNE, encoded by the exons ATGGGGAGAGGTAGAGTTCAGCTCAAGAGAATTGAGAACAAGATCAATAGGCAAGTGACCTTTTCCAAGAGAAGGTCTGGCTTGTTGAAGAAAGCCCATGAGATCTCTGTGCTTTGCGATGCTGAGGTTGCTTTGATCATCTTCTCCACTAAAGGGAAGCTCTTTGAATACTCTACGGATTCCTG CATGGAAAGGATCCTTGAACGTTATGAGAGATATTCATATGCAGAGCGGCAGCTTGTTGCAACTGATACCGAAACAAAT GGTAGCTGGACTCTCGAATATGCGAAGTTGAAGGCTAGGATGGAGGTTTTACAAAGGAACCAAAG GCATTTCATGGGGGCAGATCTTGATAACTTAAGCCTCAAAGAGCTTCAGAGTTTGGAGCAACAAATTGATTCTGctcttaaacacataaggtcaAGAAAG aaccaaatgatgcatgaatctaTTTCAGAACTGCAGAAGAAG GACAAGGCATTACAGGACCAAAACAACCAGCTTGCAAAGAAG GTTAAGGAGAAAGAGAAGGAAATGGCTCAGCAGACACAAAAGGAGCAACAAAATCTTGGTGCAGATTCATCTACTGTTCTTCTACCACCGCAGTCCTTCATCCTAAG AGGCAATGGAGGGGAGGATGAAACAACTCCAATCCAAGATCGAGGCAATGCAGTTCTGCCTGCTTGGATGCTTTCCCACCTGAACGAGTAA
- the LOC110600343 gene encoding agamous-like MADS-box protein MADS2, with the protein MGRGKVELKRIENKINRQVTFAKRRNGLLKKAYELSVLCDAEVALIIFSNRGKLYEFCSSSSMMRTLERYQKCSYGASEACQPGFETQSNYQEYLKLKARVEILQRSQRNLLGEDLGPLNTKELEQLEHQLESSLNQIRSTKTQFMLDQLADLQNREHVLLETNKALKRRLEEGSGQVPLRLAWEGGGQTIPYSRLAVHSEGLFQPLGGNSTLQIGYNPVGADEVNLAHTQHVNGFTPGWML; encoded by the exons ATGGGGAGAGGGAAAGTGGAATTGAAGAGAATAGAGAACAAAATTAACAGGCAGGTAACTTTTGCTAAGAGGAGAAATGGATTGCTCAAGAAAGCTTATGAACTCTCAGTTCTCTGTGATGCTGAGGTTGCTCTCATTATCTTCTCCAATCGTGGCAAGCTTTATGAGTTCTGTAGCAGCTCTAG CATGATGAGAACACTTGAAAGGTACCAGAAGTGCAGTTATGGTGCATCGGAAGCCTGCCAACCAGGCTTCGAGACacag AGCAACTACCAGGAGTATCTGAAGCTAAAAGCTAGAGTTGAGATCTTACAGCGATCTCAGAG GAACCTTCTTGGGGAAGATTTGGGTCCGCTAAACACTAAGGAGCTTGAGCAGCTTGAGCATCAGCTGGAATCATCCCTCAACCAAATCAGGTCAACAAAG ACTCAGTTCATGCTTGATCAACTTGCTGATCTTCAAAACAGG GAACATGTGCTACTCGAAACCAACAAAGCCTTGAAAAGGAGG TTGGAAGAAGGCAGTGGGCAAGTTCCTCTTCGACTAGCATGGGAAGGTGGAGGACAAACAATTCCATATAGCCGCTTAGCAGTTCATTCAGAAGGGCTCTTCCAGCCCCTGGGAGGCAATTCCACGCTGCAAATTGG ATACAATCCAGTTGGTGCAGATGAGGTTAACCTTGCCCACACACAACATGTCAATGGATTCACTCCTGGATGGATGCTTTGA
- the LOC110630971 gene encoding truncated transcription factor CAULIFLOWER A isoform X1, translated as MGRGRVQLKRIENKINRQVTFSKRRSGLLKKAHEISVLCDAEVALIIFSTKGKLFEYSTDSCSMERILERYERYSYAERQLVATDTETNGSWTLEYAKLKARMEVLQRNQRHFMGADLDNLSLKELQSLEQQIDSALKHIRSRKNQMMHESISELQKKDKALQDQNNQLAKKVKEKEKEMAQQTQKEQQNLGADSSTVLLPPQSFILRGNGGEDETTPIQDRGNAVLPAWMLSHLNE; from the exons ATGGGGAGAGGTAGAGTTCAGCTCAAGAGAATTGAGAACAAGATCAATAGGCAAGTGACCTTTTCCAAGAGAAGGTCTGGCTTGTTGAAGAAAGCCCATGAGATCTCTGTGCTTTGCGATGCTGAGGTTGCTTTGATCATCTTCTCCACTAAAGGGAAGCTCTTTGAATACTCTACGGATTCCTG CAGCATGGAAAGGATCCTTGAACGTTATGAGAGATATTCATATGCAGAGCGGCAGCTTGTTGCAACTGATACCGAAACAAAT GGTAGCTGGACTCTCGAATATGCGAAGTTGAAGGCTAGGATGGAGGTTTTACAAAGGAACCAAAG GCATTTCATGGGGGCAGATCTTGATAACTTAAGCCTCAAAGAGCTTCAGAGTTTGGAGCAACAAATTGATTCTGctcttaaacacataaggtcaAGAAAG aaccaaatgatgcatgaatctaTTTCAGAACTGCAGAAGAAG GACAAGGCATTACAGGACCAAAACAACCAGCTTGCAAAGAAG GTTAAGGAGAAAGAGAAGGAAATGGCTCAGCAGACACAAAAGGAGCAACAAAATCTTGGTGCAGATTCATCTACTGTTCTTCTACCACCGCAGTCCTTCATCCTAAG AGGCAATGGAGGGGAGGATGAAACAACTCCAATCCAAGATCGAGGCAATGCAGTTCTGCCTGCTTGGATGCTTTCCCACCTGAACGAGTAA
- the LOC110599890 gene encoding hexosyltransferase GAUT11 isoform X1, protein MQRRAADNRRPVRRRLSQWIWALLGMFLIAGLVLFMFQHHHHEDQVTQPIQENHARPEPVNHKGLNFTKEISSATSFVRQLAEQMTLAKAYVIIAKEHNNLHLAWELSNMIRSCQLLLSKSAMRGESITQEEAEPIISSLSYLIFKAQDARYDVATTIITMKSHIQALEERANAAIVQSTVFGQLAAEALPKNLHCLKVKLTTDWLEKLPLQDLAEEKRNSPRLVDNNLYHFCIFSDNVLATFVVVNSTISNADHPKQLVFHIVTNGISYGAMQAWFLSNDFKGATIKVQNVEEFSWLNASYAPVVKQLRDEESRYNQDVKGEPKLWNHKDLSLLNHLRFYIPEIYPLLEKIVFLDDDVAVQKDLTQLFSLDLHGNVNGAVETCLVAFHRYYKYLNFSNPIISSKFDPQACGWAFGMNVFDLVAWRKANVTAQYHYWQKQNGDGTLWKLGTLPPALLAFYGLTEPLDRRWHVLGLGYDANIDSRLIESAAVIHFNGNMKPWLKLAIGRYKPLWERYMNQTHPYYQDCATS, encoded by the exons ATGCAGAGGCGGGCGGCCGATAACCGGCGCCCGGTCAGAAGGAGGTTATCACAGTGGATCTGGGCGCTTCTGGGGATGTTTCTGATTGCGGGGCTAGTTTTATTTATGTTTCAACACCATCACCATGAAGATCAGGTTACGCAGCCCATACAG GAGAACCATGCAAGGCCAGAGCCAGTTAACCATAAAGGCTTGAACTTCACTAAGGAAATATCAAGTGCTACCTCATTTGTGCGGCAGTTGGCTGAGCAAATGACACTTGCTAAGGCTTATGTCATTATTGCAAAGGAGCACAATAACCTCCACCTTGCATGGGAGCTAAGCAATATGATCAGAAGTTGCCAGCTTCTGCTTTCAAAATCTGCCATGAGAGGGGAGTCCATAACTCAAGAAGAAGCAGAGCCAATAATCAGTAGCCTGTCCTATCTAATCTTCAAGGCTCAAGATGCCCGTTACGATGTAGCAACTACCATAATCACAATGAAGTCTCATATTCAAGCCCTTGAAGAACGTGCAAATGCAGCAATAGTCCAGAGCACAGTGTTTGGGCAATTGGCGGCTGAAGCTCTGCCCAAGAACCTCCATTGCCTAAAAGTAAAGCTCACCACTGATTGGCTTGAGAAGCTGCCCCTTCAAGATCTTGCAGAGGAGAAAAGAAATTCTCCAAGATTGGTGGATAACAATCTCTATCACTTCTGCATATTTTCAGACAATGTGCTGGCTACCTTTGTGGTTGTCAACTCCACAATCTCCAATGCTGACCATCCAAAACAGCTAGTCTTCCACATAGTCACGAATGGAATCAGCTACGGAGCTATGCAGGCTTGGTTCCTCAGTAACGACTTCAAAGGGGCCACTATAAAAGTGCAGAATGTAGAAGAGTTCTCTTGGTTGAATGCTTCTTATGCTCCTGTTGTCAAACAGCTTCGTGATGAAGAGTCACGTTATAATCAGGATGTGAAGGGAGAGCCAAAACTGTGGAATCACAAAGACCTGTCTCTACTGAATCATCTTCGCTTTTACATCCCTGAAATCTATCCACTACTGGAGAAGATAGTttttcttgatgatgatgtagcTGTCCAAAAGGATCTTACACAACTTTTTTCATTGGATTTGCATGGAAATGTCAATGGAGCTGTGGAGACTTGTCTTGTAGCATTTCATCGTTATTACAAGTATCTCAATTTCTCAAACCCAATCATCAGCTCAAAGTTTGACCCACAGGCATGTGGATGGGCATTTGGTATGAATGTTTTTGATTTGGTTGCATGGAGAAAGGCAAATGTGACTGCGCAGTATCATTACTGGCAGAAGCAGAATGGTGATGGAACACTGTGGAAGCTGGGAACGCTTCCTCCTGCTCTTCTGGCATTTTATGGACTGACAGAGCCGCTTGATAGAAGATGGCATGTGTTAGGATTGGGATATGATGCAAACATTGACAGTCGTCTGATTGAGAGTGCTGCGGTTATTCACTTTAATGGGAACATGAAGCCATGGCTGAAGTTGGCCATTGGCAGGTACAAGCCTCTGTGGGAAAGGTACATGAATCAAACTCACCCGTATTACCAAGATTGTGCTACATCCTGA
- the LOC110599892 gene encoding uncharacterized protein KIAA2012 homolog isoform X2 — protein sequence MSRGQSQQRNDSQKRALERSKLKGKANNVIDIDADRNPNFIIIDVPETSEGKSPDTSMSGKGKKPACRNVICIDDDDDESGHCGSSLDGFEEGGSEDACFASSKRSQHSCNQGKKLSSKSYLYRQKFSSGTSCEDDDSDCDIMEDNQGNIRQQWQEASLRKKMFENSPKCQSVLWDKDGPAGFNINSQNNVDVRKTAKVPTPCSSYENHESGNFKPSACIDGDAGGSTNTSNGKNQHTDLEGTIWSEMCENPPSTRVENESASKPSTNTQLQVEVNPRLFISISDDPSDVQNYIIGNREMLKKTEAFKLAQEEEWTSRQRELQSQAEEAQRLRKRRKAETLRLLETERRQKQRVEEVREAQKKDEETLNLKEQLRIEVRRELDKLEANSKDMASLLHGLGINIKGGLYPLPSESKKLHSRKKRGRSVQAEME from the exons ATTGATGCTGACAGAAACCCAAATTTTATCATCATTGATGTCCCAGAAACTTCGGAAGGGAAGTCTCCTGATACTAGCATGTCTGGAAAGGGCAAAAAACCAGCATGTAGGAATGTTATTTGTATTGACGATGACGATGATGAAAGTGGTCATTGTGGCAGTTCACTGGATGGTTTTGAAGAGGGTGGAAGTGAAGATGCTTGTTTCGCATCAAGTAAGAGATCTCAGCATTCTTGTAATCAAGGAAAGAAACTATCCTCAAAGTCTTATCTTTATCGCCAAAAATTTTCCTCTGGTACTTCTTGTGAGGATGATGATTCTGATTGTGACATCATGGAAGATAATCAGGGAAATATCCGTCAACAGTGGCAAGAGGCTTCATTGAGGAAGAAGATGTTTGAGAATTCCCCAAAATGTCAATCTGTTCTTTGGGATAAGGATGGTCCTGCTGGATTTAATATCAATTCTCAAAATAATGTGGATGTAAGGAAAACAGCTAAAGTGCCAACTCCTTGTTCAAGctatgaaaatcatgaaagtgGTAACTTCAAGCCATCTGCATGTATTGATGGAGATGCAGGTGGTTCTACTAATACGTCAAATGGAAAGAATCAGCACACAGATTTGGAAGGTACCATCTGGAGTGAGATGTGTGAAAATCCTCCCAGCACTCGAGTAGAAAATGAGAGTGCTTCCAAACCTTCCACAAATACTCAACTACAGGTGGAAGTCAATCCTcgtctatttatttcaattagtGACGATCCATCTGACGTTCAAAACTATATTATTGGAAATAGAGAAATGCTCAAGAAAACTGAGGCTTTTAAACTTGCTCAAGAAGAAGAATGGACATCCAGACAAAGAGAGTTACAAAGTCAG GCAGAAGAAGCCCAGCGTTTACGCAAAAGAAGAAAAGCTGAGACTCTACGTCTATTGGAAACAGAGAGAAGACAGAAACAACGGGTGGAAGAGGTTCGAGAGGCACAGAAAAAG GATGAGGAAACTCTGAATTTGAAAGAGCAGCTTCGCATTGAGGTAAGGAGGGAATTGGATAAACTGGAAGCTAATAGTAAAGATATGGCTTCACTTCTTCATGGCCTTGGAATCAATATTAAAGGTGGTCTTTACCCATTGCCTTCTGAG TCTAAGAAGCTCCATAGCAGAAAGAAAAGGGGCAGAAGTGTGCAAGCTGAAATGGAATGA